AATCCCCCTCCTTCCCAAGGAGGGGCGTAGGGGTGGTTTGCCCCCTCCTTCCCAAGGAGGGGTTTGGGGGTGGTTAGGAAAGTCATCTCTATCACGAGGTTGGCCGCGTCGCGCAGACGGCCTGCCCTGAGCTTGTCGAAGGGGGTGGGTAAAAAGTCCCCTCTATTAAGGGGGGTGGACCGCCGCCTCGGCGGGACGGGGTGTGTTGAAAATAAATAAGTCGAGAAATTAATTATATGGATAATCCTTTGGTTAGCGTAATCGTTCATACTAAAAATGAAGAAAAAAATATTGCCAATTGCTTAAAATCGATTAAGGCTCAAGATTATGAAAATATTGAGAT
This genomic window from Patescibacteria group bacterium contains:
- a CDS encoding glycosyltransferase, which codes for MDNPLVSVIVHTKNEEKNIANCLKSIKAQDYENIE